GATGAACAGTCTTTCCTAAAGGCGGAGCACCGCTTGAACATTCTAACTAAACCACCGGGCAGCCTGGGACAATTGGAGACGCTGGCCGTTAAGCTCGCCGGAATTTCGGGTACGGAGCAGCCTAGTTTCACCAAACGAACGGTAGTTGTTATGGCTGCCGATCACGGTGTATGCTGCGAGGGAGTTAGCGCGTTTCCACAGGAAGTCACAATGCAGATGGCCTATAATTTTCTCAGCGGAGGAGCGGCTGTGAATGTACTGGCACGCCAAGCTGGGGCTGAGGTAAAGTTCGTAGATATCGGTGTTAACGGCGACCTTAGTCATGAGGATCTGATTGATTGTAAAGTGCGCCGAGGAACGGATAATATAGCCGTGGGACCTGCGATGAGTCGTGAAGAAGCGATGAATGCTGTGCTTGTAGGTATAAGAATCGCACAAGAAGCGATTGAGAACGGGACAGAGATTTTTATTACAGGTGAAATGGGCATAGGGAATACAACGGCTAGCGCAGCTATTCTGTGTGCTCTAAAAGGAATACCACCTGAAGTAGCCGTTGGAAGAGGAACGGGAATTGATGATGAACGTTTACTACATAAGATTGCAGTTGTGGAACGCGCTTTAAAGGTGAATCAGCCGAATCCGGCAGATCCGCTGGATGTATTGTCCAAAGTAGGGGGACTGGAAATCGCCGGTTTGACGGGTCTGATTCTTGGCGCAGCTGCTGCCAGGGTACCTGTCATTTTGGATGGTTTTATTTCGGGTGCGGCAGCTCTTGTGGCGAAGGCGCTTGCGCCAGAATCCATTGCTTATATGATAGGCTCCCATCTATCTGGAGAACAAGGACATAAGCTGATGCTGGAGCGGCTTGGGCTTGAACCGTTGTTTAACCTGGGTCTTCGTT
This genomic stretch from Paenibacillus sp. FSL H7-0737 harbors:
- the cobT gene encoding nicotinate-nucleotide--dimethylbenzimidazole phosphoribosyltransferase; the protein is MISSIQEVIKRITPADEQSFLKAEHRLNILTKPPGSLGQLETLAVKLAGISGTEQPSFTKRTVVVMAADHGVCCEGVSAFPQEVTMQMAYNFLSGGAAVNVLARQAGAEVKFVDIGVNGDLSHEDLIDCKVRRGTDNIAVGPAMSREEAMNAVLVGIRIAQEAIENGTEIFITGEMGIGNTTASAAILCALKGIPPEVAVGRGTGIDDERLLHKIAVVERALKVNQPNPADPLDVLSKVGGLEIAGLTGLILGAAAARVPVILDGFISGAAALVAKALAPESIAYMIGSHLSGEQGHKLMLERLGLEPLFNLGLRLGEGTGGVLSLHLIEAICRILSEMATFESAGISGAGKQ